One stretch of Paenibacillus sp. AN1007 DNA includes these proteins:
- the trpB gene encoding tryptophan synthase subunit beta yields MTHQLPDEHGRFGLFGGRFVPETLMNALIELEEAYSRFSEDEEFNKELNYLLSEYSGRETPLYHAEQLSRHLGGPKIYLKREDLNHTGAHKINNAIGQGLLAKRMGKKKVIAETGAGQHGVATATVAALLGLECKVFMGEEDTQRQQLNVFRMKLLGAEVIPVTSGTRTLKDAGNEALRYWVSNVEDTFYVLGSVVGPHPYPMMVRNFQRVIGDETRRQIQEIEGRLPDVIVAAVGGGSNAIGMFYPFIGDQDVKLVGVEAAGKGVDTEYHAATMSKGTHGVFQGSMSYLLQDEYGQVQPAHSISAGLDYPGVGPEHSYLKDIERAQYVPITDQEALDALQLLSRTEGIIPALESAHAVAQVVKLAPERTADDIVVICLSGRGDKDVESIMKYTGGNL; encoded by the coding sequence ATGACGCATCAATTGCCGGATGAGCATGGGCGTTTCGGTCTCTTCGGAGGCCGTTTCGTACCCGAGACACTAATGAACGCACTAATTGAACTTGAGGAAGCATACAGCCGCTTCTCTGAAGATGAAGAGTTTAACAAAGAACTGAACTATCTGCTGAGTGAATACTCCGGGCGGGAGACACCGCTGTATCACGCGGAGCAGTTGTCCCGTCATCTGGGCGGACCAAAAATTTATCTTAAGCGTGAAGACTTGAATCATACAGGTGCACATAAAATCAACAATGCGATTGGACAAGGACTGCTTGCCAAACGTATGGGCAAAAAGAAAGTTATTGCCGAAACCGGCGCGGGCCAGCATGGCGTTGCAACAGCAACTGTCGCTGCACTGCTCGGACTGGAGTGTAAAGTATTCATGGGTGAGGAAGATACGCAGCGCCAGCAGCTTAACGTATTCCGCATGAAACTGCTCGGAGCAGAGGTGATCCCGGTGACATCGGGCACACGCACACTAAAGGATGCAGGGAACGAAGCGCTTCGTTATTGGGTCAGCAATGTGGAAGATACCTTCTATGTATTAGGTTCTGTTGTTGGGCCTCACCCGTATCCGATGATGGTTCGAAATTTCCAACGTGTAATCGGGGATGAGACACGTCGTCAGATTCAGGAGATTGAAGGACGCCTTCCGGACGTTATCGTAGCGGCTGTGGGCGGCGGGAGTAACGCGATTGGCATGTTCTATCCTTTTATCGGAGATCAGGATGTGAAATTGGTCGGTGTTGAAGCAGCAGGTAAAGGTGTGGATACCGAGTACCACGCGGCGACGATGAGTAAAGGTACACATGGTGTATTCCAAGGCTCGATGAGTTATCTGCTGCAGGATGAGTATGGACAGGTACAGCCTGCACACTCCATCTCAGCGGGTCTGGATTATCCGGGTGTTGGACCGGAGCACTCGTACTTAAAGGATATTGAACGGGCACAATATGTTCCGATTACGGATCAGGAAGCCCTGGATGCACTGCAGCTGTTAAGCCGTACAGAAGGTATTATTCCTGCGCTGGAGTCGGCCCACGCGGTTGCTCAGGTTGTAAAGCTGGCGCCTGAACGGACAGCTGATGATATCGTTGTTATCTGTTTGTCTGGTCGCGGAGATAAAGACGTAGAATCCATTATGAAGTATACGGGAGGTAACTTGTAA
- a CDS encoding prephenate dehydrogenase, with the protein MTIKIAMIGVGLIGGSLALCFKGKPGITVMGYAHLEELKDKYIASGVVDAATLSLEEAVQDADFIFLCVPVGLLEAYFEELSRLPLKKGCIITDVGSTKASIAACAEHVRLKDAYFIGGHPMAGSERAGVDAASAVLFENAYYVLTPSVHVPEEAYSRLSELLAYTRAQIVRVEPLLHDDIVGAISHLPHVIAVALVNQVREYNESNPLYKMLAAGGFRDITRIASSDAIVWRDILLSNREVLLDLLKDWNSQMTAFTTMLEQQNGEGIEDAFRQAREFRSVLPERRKGMISPLFDLYTDVQDAPGMIGKIATELGANDINLSNLEIIENRVDVPGIMRLSFRQEEDMEKAKALLDSLGYQVWV; encoded by the coding sequence ATGACAATAAAAATTGCAATGATTGGTGTCGGGCTCATCGGTGGTTCACTAGCGCTTTGCTTCAAAGGCAAGCCGGGGATTACCGTGATGGGTTACGCACATTTAGAGGAATTAAAAGACAAGTACATAGCGAGCGGAGTAGTGGATGCTGCAACGCTCTCTCTGGAGGAAGCGGTGCAGGATGCCGACTTCATTTTTTTGTGTGTGCCTGTTGGCCTATTGGAAGCTTATTTTGAAGAACTATCCAGACTACCGCTGAAAAAGGGCTGCATCATTACAGATGTTGGCAGCACCAAAGCTTCCATCGCCGCTTGTGCAGAACATGTCCGATTGAAGGATGCGTACTTTATCGGGGGGCACCCGATGGCGGGTTCCGAACGAGCAGGCGTGGATGCGGCCTCAGCCGTATTATTCGAGAACGCCTATTATGTGCTGACTCCTTCCGTGCATGTGCCTGAGGAGGCGTACAGCCGTTTGTCCGAGCTGTTAGCGTATACCCGGGCCCAGATTGTTCGGGTAGAGCCGCTGCTGCATGATGATATTGTTGGGGCCATCAGTCATCTGCCTCATGTTATTGCTGTTGCCTTGGTCAATCAGGTGCGTGAGTACAATGAATCCAATCCATTGTATAAAATGCTGGCTGCAGGCGGTTTTAGGGATATTACACGGATTGCGTCCAGTGACGCCATTGTTTGGAGGGATATCCTGTTAAGCAATCGGGAGGTGCTGCTGGACCTGCTTAAGGATTGGAACAGTCAGATGACGGCTTTTACAACGATGCTGGAACAGCAGAACGGGGAAGGCATTGAAGATGCATTCCGTCAGGCACGTGAATTCCGCAGTGTACTGCCTGAGCGGCGCAAAGGCATGATCTCGCCTTTGTTTGATCTGTATACAGACGTACAGGATGCACCGGGGATGATCGGTAAAATTGCAACAGAGCTCGGGGCAAATGATATCAACTTGAGCAACCTTGAAATTATTGAAAACCGCGTGGATGTGCCGGGGATTATGCGGCTGTCTTTTCGCCAAGAAGAGGACATGGAAAAGGCGAAGGCATTGCTGGATTCTCTGGGATATCA
- the hisC gene encoding histidinol-phosphate transaminase: protein MKPKSQIVNLPVYKPGKPIEEVKRELGLEQVIKLASNENPYGSSPAVLDAITREMANVSIYPDGSSAELTEVLAKHLGVERDHLIFGCGSDEIIALITRAFFLPGDETIMADQTFSVYKSNADIEGAVTIEVPLKDGTHDLPAMLARINEKTKAVWVCNPNNPTGTIISEQELIGFMDQVPSSVMVVLDEAYYEFVTDEAYPQSIPLIDRYPNLVVLRTFSKIYGLASLRIGYGVARPEIIDLINRVREPFNTSRFGQVAAKAALQDQNFVQECAKRNASDRAWLQNEFSRLGLPYFPSQGNFILVDVNMPSVTAFQSLLKQGIIVRSGFHVYPTYIRVSVGTAEQNRAFVTALENTLAENTAARP, encoded by the coding sequence TTGAAACCGAAATCCCAGATTGTCAATCTGCCTGTCTATAAGCCGGGCAAACCGATTGAAGAAGTCAAACGTGAGCTGGGGCTGGAGCAAGTCATTAAGCTGGCCTCCAATGAGAATCCGTATGGCAGCTCTCCCGCTGTACTGGATGCCATTACAAGAGAAATGGCTAACGTAAGCATCTATCCTGACGGCAGCTCTGCTGAACTGACCGAGGTGCTTGCCAAGCACCTCGGGGTGGAGCGAGATCATTTGATATTCGGATGTGGATCGGATGAAATCATTGCGCTGATCACGCGGGCGTTTTTTCTCCCTGGAGATGAAACGATTATGGCGGACCAGACCTTCTCCGTATATAAAAGCAATGCGGATATCGAAGGCGCCGTAACGATTGAAGTGCCTTTGAAGGATGGCACTCATGACCTGCCGGCAATGCTCGCCCGGATTAACGAGAAAACCAAAGCCGTGTGGGTGTGCAATCCAAATAATCCAACCGGCACGATTATTTCTGAACAAGAGCTCATCGGCTTTATGGATCAGGTACCGTCAAGTGTAATGGTTGTGCTGGATGAGGCTTATTATGAATTCGTAACCGATGAAGCTTATCCGCAAAGTATTCCGCTGATTGATCGTTATCCGAATCTGGTTGTCCTGCGGACCTTCTCCAAAATCTATGGCTTGGCATCGCTCCGTATAGGCTACGGGGTCGCACGTCCGGAGATCATCGATCTGATTAACCGTGTACGCGAACCGTTCAATACCTCCCGCTTTGGACAGGTCGCAGCAAAGGCTGCACTTCAGGATCAGAATTTTGTCCAAGAATGTGCGAAGCGCAATGCATCAGATCGGGCTTGGCTGCAAAATGAATTTTCTCGCCTTGGACTACCTTACTTCCCATCACAAGGGAATTTTATTTTGGTCGATGTGAACATGCCATCCGTTACAGCGTTTCAGTCTTTGTTAAAACAGGGCATTATCGTTCGTTCGGGCTTTCACGTCTATCCAACGTACATTCGTGTGTCTGTAGGAACAGCGGAGCAGAATCGTGCTTTTGTAACAGCGCTGGAGAACACACTGGCGGAGAACACGGCAGCACGCCCTTAA
- the trpA gene encoding tryptophan synthase subunit alpha has protein sequence MNLMDQTFQQLKEQNRTALIPFLTVGDPDVNTTIDIIKELEHAGADILELGVPYSDPLADGPVIQRASERALKSQITIRTVMETAAKAREAGVKLPFVLFTYYNPVLQTGLDVFFDELIKHDISGMIIPDLPIEEAEDMRRRADQAGVHLVPLVAPTSNARIERIVTGARGFIYCVSSLGVTGERASFFNGVESFIETVKSLTDLPVAVGFGISSHEQVAHFSRICDGVVVGSAIVRQVEEAIPLLEKPDTREAGLLQIRSFVAQLKG, from the coding sequence ATGAATCTGATGGATCAAACCTTCCAGCAATTAAAAGAACAAAATCGTACAGCACTTATCCCGTTTCTTACCGTTGGTGATCCTGATGTGAACACTACCATTGATATTATCAAAGAGCTGGAACACGCTGGAGCAGACATATTGGAACTTGGTGTGCCGTATTCCGACCCACTCGCAGACGGTCCTGTCATTCAGCGTGCTTCCGAGCGCGCATTGAAAAGCCAAATTACGATTCGTACGGTGATGGAAACTGCAGCCAAAGCTCGTGAAGCAGGCGTGAAGCTGCCATTCGTCCTGTTCACGTATTACAATCCAGTGCTGCAAACGGGGCTGGATGTATTTTTTGACGAGTTAATTAAACACGATATCAGCGGAATGATTATTCCGGACTTACCGATTGAGGAGGCAGAAGATATGCGCCGCCGTGCCGATCAGGCGGGTGTTCATCTGGTTCCACTTGTAGCTCCTACGTCGAATGCCCGAATTGAGCGAATTGTTACCGGGGCACGTGGGTTCATCTATTGTGTATCTTCCCTCGGCGTTACAGGTGAACGTGCATCCTTCTTCAATGGGGTAGAGAGTTTTATTGAAACAGTGAAGAGTTTAACGGACCTTCCTGTTGCCGTGGGCTTCGGAATCTCCAGTCATGAGCAGGTAGCTCACTTCTCTCGTATCTGTGACGGTGTCGTGGTTGGAAGTGCTATTGTGCGCCAGGTGGAAGAGGCGATTCCGCTGCTTGAAAAACCGGATACTCGTGAAGCAGGACTGTTGCAAATTCGCAGCTTTGTGGCACAATTAAAAGGATAA